A DNA window from Trypanosoma brucei brucei TREU927 chromosome 10, whole genome shotgun sequence contains the following coding sequences:
- a CDS encoding hypothetical protein, conserved (GPI-Anchor Signal predicted for Tb10.70.4830 by DGPI v2.04 with cleavage site probability 0.702 near 476) translates to MPATREGTKSVTAETFAVEIVHLVRLHQIHTVTLCCPTEELRVEPAALPMASTITVEARLLSSLDWNCDTAKNCTFDAVLAKSNGTVFTYHILFATAVTSRDSAGAAISERQGTQLSAHWCSQLQRRLAICSALTGVPSHLSVLLLPYVPHLSWNRDRDGILGAIHSATMMSTITARDLDDNDTSEARYDVRVAALLNAAVPLGPRVGYHTVALFLNAIDGDACFREALSPNNLRESRKRVRQSQKGCIKPGKDTSFCFPLLAEFNEKYLLPALSWGALHASTLEGKGNHYDVCGLGKDMGCSVYLRGTLDALRVRSVTVIVDGPRDLWYRVISPYEDTAAPVASMKPSLLQLAGKLAETVEAALCRLVAENSDSFVHRAMVSPSREDGAACVAAGPEIEVGTIVPIGQSCPLLIQSIADSLAHIVRTSQNPLFVADVQRLLQLHLMEGDTPSHVMELNADGGVVAESRGDAATQSSVGSTAAALQWAVETRLLKL, encoded by the coding sequence atgCCAGCCACCAGGGAAGGGACGAAGAGCGTTACCGCCGAAACGTTTGCGGTTGAGATTGTCCATCTTGTTCGTTTACATCAAATTCACACAGTGACGCTATGTTGTCCAACAGAAGAACTTCGGGTGGAGCCAGCGGCGCTCCCAATGGCATCTACAATTACCGTTGAGGCACGATTGCTTAGCTCGCTCGATTGGAACTGCGATACGGCTAAGAACTGTACTTTTGACGCGGTGCTAGCGAAAAGTAATGGAACAGTATTCACATATCACATCTTATTTGCGACCGCTGTGACTTCGAGAGACTCCGCAGGTGCTGCTATTTCTGAAAGGCAAGGAACGCAGCTTAGTGCCCACTGGTGTTCGCAGCTGCAGCGGCGGCTGGCTATCTGTTCCGCTCTCACAGGCGTTCCAAGTCATCTATCGGTGTTGCTGCTCCCGTACGTACCGCACCTATCGTGGAACAGGGATCGCGATGGGATCCTCGGCGCAATTCACAGCGCGACGATGATGTCGACGATAACGGCACGGGACCTGGATGATAATGACACATCGGAAGCGAGGTACGATGTCCGTGTTGCCGCTCTTCTTAACGCGGCAGTTCCGCTTGGTCCCCGTGTGGGTTATCACACAGTGGCTTTGTTCTTGAATGCCATCGATGGGGATGCCTGTTTTAGGGAGGCACTTTCTCCAAACAACTTGCGCGAAAGCAGAAAACGAGTGCGACAGTCTCAGAAGGGATGCATTAAACCGGGGAAAGATacatcgttttgttttcccctcctaGCTGAGTTCAACGAAAAGTATCTGCTCCCAGCGCTTTCGTGGGGAGCGCTACACGCGAGCACCCTGGAAGGTAAAGGTAACCACTACGACGTGTGTGGGCTTGGAAAAGACATGGGCTGCAGTGTCTACCTCCGCGGTACTCTTGACGCTCTCCGTGTGCGCAGCGTTACAGTCATTGTGGACGGGCCGCGCGATTTGTGGTACCGTGTGATATCGCCATATGAGGACACTGCGGCTCCGGTAGCTAGCATGAAACCTTCTCTACTGCAGCTTGCGGGAAAGCTTGCAGAAACAGTTGAGGCGGCCTTATGCCGGTTGGTTGCCGAGAACTCGGACAGCTTTGTCCATCGCGCGATGGTCTCACCCTCCAGAGAGGATGGTGCGGCGTGTGTTGCGGCTGGGCCTGAAATCGAGGTCGGGACGATAGTGCCTATAGGGCAGTCATGCCCACTACTGATACAGAGTATTGCAGACAGTTTGGCACACATCGTGCGAACGTCGCAGAATCCACTTTTCGTAGCAGACGTTCAGCGGCTACTGCAGTTACATTTGATGGAAGGTGACACGCCATCACATGTGATGGAATTGAATGCTGATGGTGGAGTTGTGGCGGAAAGTCGTGGTGACGCTGCCACTCAGTCATCAGTTGGCTCAACCGCTGCAGCACTTCAGTGGGCTGTCGAAACACGTCTCCTGAAGCTGTAA
- a CDS encoding ribosomal protein S25, putative, translating into MPPKKGGKDTKQAPKKGKMENLNKGAKKAAKKWSKGRTREALQNAVMFDKETMDKLMKEVPKYKVITPSIISDRLKISVALAGKGLQHLCRQGLIRLVSCSSKFRVYTRAATA; encoded by the coding sequence ATGCCGCcaaagaagggaggaaaggataCCAAGCAGGCGCCCAAGAAGGGCAAGATGGAGAACCTCAACAAGGGTGCCAAGAAGGCCGCAAAGAAGTGGTCTAAAGGTCGTACCCGTGAGGCACTTCAGAACGCCGTTATGTTCGATAAGGAGACGATGGACAAACTCATGAAGGAAGTACCGAAATACAAGGTTATCACACCATCCATCATCAGTGACCGTCTGAAAATCTCCGTGGCTCTTGCTGGGAAGGGGCTCCAGCACTTGTGCAGACAGGGGCTCATTCGGTTGGTTTCATGCAGCAGTAAGTTTCGCGTTTACACGCGCGCTGCTACCGCATAA